A segment of the Acidobacteriota bacterium genome:
TTCTTGGAGAACCTGAGGTCGTCGATCATGCTCTCGCTCGTATCGAAGAGCAGGCCGACGTGCATCGGCGGCTTCGCCTCTCCCGCGTCTCCCGCCGCGAAGAACGTGATGGTCTGGGGCCTGCCGTCCTCGAGCACCGTGAAGTCGGAAGCGGCGAGGCCGCGAACGAGCTTTCCCTTGGAGTCCGTGACGGCCACGCTGAAGCGAACGAGGTCGACGCCGCTGCGGAACACGCGCGGCTGCCGAACGCTCTGCGTCTCCACGCCGATCGATCCCGCCACGCCGATCGTCGCCGCGGCGAGCACAGCCGTGAGGCGATCCGTTCTGGCACCCATGGTGATCCCTGGTGAGGAAAGAATACAGGGTTTAGAAGACCTTGTACGCGGTGAGGCGCACCACGTGCGTCCCGCGGCTGCCATCCGTGTTCAGTCCCCTGATCCCATATCCCCATTCGGCGCCCAACAGCAAGGACCGGGGGCCCGGCGCCTCGAGCGCGGCGCCAATCCCCGGGTAGGCCCGCGCGCGCGAGCCGAATCCGGGATCCCGCACCCACCCCAGATCGCCAAAGCCGTCCAGCCGAAGGCGTCCGCCGGCCTGCCACGCGAGGGCGGTGCGAAGCGCGGCGCCGCGGTCGTATCGGATGCTCGCCGACGGGTACCCGCGGAGGCGGTTGTCGAAACTTCCGAAGGCGTACCGGCTGAAACGGTCGAGATCGCGCCCTGACATCCACGCCGCCTCCACCCGTGCGAGCAGGCGCGGGCTCAGCATCCACAGGCGGGACGCATTGACGCCAAAGCGCTGGAAATCGGCGTGCTCTTCCCGGTAGTCGTCTGTGTCCGGGCGGCCCCAGGCCCGCCACCCGCTCCGCCGTGCCGGGTTCCACCACCCTTCGAGCCGCCAGCCCGCGCGCTGCGTTTCGAGCGTGAGCAGTGCGCCGTGCACCACCTGGTCGGCGGGCGTCACGAACGACGGCGCGGTGGACGGGCCGCGCTCGAGCGCGACGTAATCGAACAGGTACTCGCCCCGCATCGCCGTCCGCGCCGTCAGCGGGCGCACCACGCCGCCCCGCACGCGCGCGGGGCGCTGGCGCAAGTTTTCCTCGTAGCGCTCGCGCCCGGCGCGAAACGAACGGTCGTTGTAGCGCGCGAGAATCCCGAACCCGGAGCCGGTGAGCTGCCAGCGGGTGCCGGCAATCGACGGCGCGTTGAAGGCGAACTGCCCGTAGCTGCCGGCATAGAAGGCGTTCAGTTGCGCGCCGGTGCGCAGGAAGTCGAAGTCCGTGTAGTTCAACCCGGCAAACGGCAGCGGCTGCGAGATGGTGGGGTCGATCAGCACGCCGCCGGCGAGCGCCCGGATGCGCGTGGCGCGCCCGGCGATTTCCCGCGCGGCCGAGGGCGCGCCTCCCGTCCCGCGACCGTCGCCGCGACGGAGATACCGCAGGCCCTCGGGCGTTTCTCGCAGCATCACGGCCGATGACGCATATGCCGCCTGGCGCCGCGCGGCGAGACCGGGCGGGTTGATCTCGTGCCGTCGCACGACCATGAGGCGATGGATCGGTGTCGTGATGCCCGCACCCTGGTAGACCTGCCGGATCTCGGAGCGCGCCAGCAGCCACACCGTGTCCTCGCCCGCCGGGTGCGGGGCGAACTCTTCAATCTGCTGTGACGAGGTGATCGGGCCGCGCAGGTTCGTCTGCGCCGCGTCCACGCGCAGGAGCGCGAAGCCGTCCGCGTCGATCCAGGCGCGGCCGGCAAACAGGCTGCGCGACGCGTCGCTCGGCGTGAACGCCACCACGTACGCGTCGCGACCGGCAACCCGCTCCCGCCCCTCGAGACGGTATCGGTATGCGCGGCCGAGCGTGATCGCCAGCGGGGGTGAGGCGGCGCGTTCCGGCTCGATGAGCGGCAGCTTCGGCACACCCGAGCCGCCTGATGCGAACGCGACGCCGTTCACGGTGAGGCGGCGCTGGGCCAGCTCGGTCGGACCGTCACCCTGGAAGATCGTCGTATCGGCCTCGATCGTGACGGGTGCCGGGAAGGCCGGCACCTCGAAGGTCACAATCGTCTGCGCCTCGGTGATGAGGCGACGGACGGCGCGCGTCTGTCGCGCCGCGGCCGATTGGTGCCGCGCGACGATTTCTTCCACCGCCAGGCTCCGCGCGCCAACCACGCTCACGGTTTCGGCGACGCGTTCCTGCGCCGGCGGGAGCCGCGCGATCAGGTGCGACACGCCGGTCATCGGCATCCACAGGCGAATGGCGCCCGTGCTGTCTGCCGGGACGGGCGCGAGCGGGAGCACGCTGTCGGCGATCTCCGCGGACGCGCGGACGTGCGACACGATCGCGAACATCTCGGCGCGTGGCGCCGAGAGCACGACCGAGGCGCGCCCTTCGCCCGTGCGACGGATGACGACGACCGGCGCGCGCGTGTCCGCGCGCTCGTAGGCCGCCACGCTGCAGGCGTCCACCGGATCGCACCGCGCCGGAAAATCTGCGATCGGAACCAGGTTGTCGGGGAAGACCTCGGCAAGCGTGCGAAGGTCGGCAGCCAACTCCGGCGTCGGGCTCGCGAGCGGTGGCCACGTCACCATCCTGTCAACGGCCGGGGATCGCTTCGTAGTCGCCTCCAGCAGGCGCTCGAACGAGTCGAACGCGATCGTGCTCCACACCGCCAGCCCCGGATGCGTCCTCTTGACCTCTTCGGCGCGCGCGTCCGCCCCGTCCTCGAACACGACGATGTCGGCATAGGCCGCCAGCTCCCGCGCGAGGAGAGCCTCAACGAGCGGCCGCGGTGCGACGACCCCCAGGGCGGCATCGGGATTCGCCCCGCGAAGGTCCGCCAGCGATCGGCGCACCCGGAAACTCATCTCGTCCATACTTGCGCCGCCGGCTGGCTGCAGCAGGATCGTTCGGGCTTCCTTCACCAGCGCCTGGCCGGCGCCGATGACTTCCTCTGGGCGCAGAACCAGTACCAGGCTGTTTCCCTCGACTGGGTTCCAGCCGGCCAGCCGGACTGCCGCGCGGGCACAGGCCCCGCACGGGACACCTGGCGGGTCATCTGGTGACCGTTCTGGGGCCTGCGACGCGGCGGCTGTGGCGCCGATGAGCAGGGCTGCAAGCGCGTATAATGGTGGTTTGCACGTCATGCTGGTGAACGATCCAACGGGGGCGCGCTGAAGTGCGAGCGCTCGCGATCTGTCAGGACGAGCTCGTGATTCGGACCCTCGGCGAGGTCCTCGTTCCCACCTTCGAGGTGGAATTCCTCGTCGAAAACCGCACGCTCGTGCGCCGGCTGCACGACGACGGGTTCCGGCTGTGGACCGGCGACCCGCGCCGGCTCGACACGTACCTGAAGGCCGACCTTTCCCCCAGTGCCTGCGTCATCATCGAGGACAACGGGCGCCGCAGCGTGAAGCGCATCATCGACGCGGTGCGCGACGCCGGGGGCACGCTCATCTACGTCCTCGGGACGCGGACCGCCGCCCGGCAGCCGTCGAACGGCAAGCCGGACGAGGACGTGACGCACCTGGAACTCGCCGACCTGCTGCGTCCCACGCTGACAACCGAGCTGAGCCGCTCGTTGACGCGCGCGAAAGTGCAGCAGTACCAGCGCTACTTCGCCGATGCGGACCGCGTGCTCATCCTGCTCCATAACGACCCGGATCCGGACGCGCTGGCGAGCGGGCTCGCGCTGCGCAACATCCTCCGCCGGACCAAGACGACCGCCATCATCGGCGCCATGCAAGGGGTGACCCGTCCGGAGAACCTGCGCATGGCGAACATGCTCGACATCCAGGTCGAGCGTGTGACGGCGGACATGCTCGTCGGCTTCGAGCGGATCGCGACGGTGGACGTGCAGCCGCACTACTTCAACGGGCTGTTCGAACGCGTCGATCTGGTGATCGACCATCATCCGGAACAGCCGGGGTACAGCGCGGTTTTCAAGGACATCCGGCCCGAATATGGCTCGACGTCGACCATTCTGACCGAGCACCTGCGCGCCGTGGACGTGAACATCTCGGAGCGGACCGCGACCGCGATGCTGTACGCGATCAAGTCGGACACGCTCTTCTTCTCGCGGCACACCAACCGGTCGGACCTCGAGGCGTTCACATTCCTGTACCCGGTCGCCGACGCCGCCTTGATTCGAAAGATGGAGGGGGCGGAAATCACGCTGGACCGCCTCGAGTACGTCGTGCGGGCCACGCAATCGGGGGCCCATCGCGAGCAGATCTTTTCCGCGTTTCTTGGCGATGCCCCGCGCGAGGATTTCATCACCTACACCGCAGACTTCTTCCTGCAGCTCGAAGACATCAAGTGGACGATCATCTCGGGCGTGGTGAACGACGCGCTGATCCTCAGCGTGCGCAACCTCGGGTACTCGAGGAACGCCGGCGAATTCGTGAAGAAGTGGTTTGCGGAGATCGGCAGCGCCGGCGGGCACCGGTCGATGGCGAAGGCCGTGATGCCGATGGCCCGCTTCCGCGAGAAGTTCGGCGACGGCGACGCCGCCATGATCAGCCGCACGATCCTGGACCTCGCCGATCAGTTCCTTCGCGAGCACGTCCCCGCCGAGCGGAAGCGCGAAGTCACCAAGGTCTCCGGGTTCTGAATTAGGCGAGCGCCTGATCCAGGTCGGCGATGAGATCGTCCGGATCCTCGAGCCCGATCGACAACCGCGCCATCCCGCGCGTGACCCCCGCCTGCGCGAGCTGCTCGTCGGTGTGGCCCCACTGCGATGTCAGCACGGGGAGGCTGCAGAGGCTTTCGACCCCGCCGAGACTGGCCGCGCGCTGGATCACCTGCAGGCGATCGAACAGCCGCGCGGCGCGTTCGTAGCTGCCCGACAGATCGATCGTCACCATGCCGCCGAACCCGGTCATCTGCCTCCGCGCGATGTCGTGGTCGGGATGCGACTCGAGGCCGGGATAGTACACGTGCGACACGCGGCGGTCCTGCTCGAGCCAGCGTGCGACAGCCATCGCGTTCGCATTCTGCCGCTCCACGCGGACCTGCAGCGTCTTCAGCCCGCGGCCCAGCGCGTACGCGGGATGCGGATCGAGGATCGTGCCGAGCAGCCGCCGCGTGCGCCCCACGCGCTGAACGAGCTCCGCGGGGCCGGCGATGACGCCGGCCGTCACGTCGCTGTGCCCGTTGAGGTACTTCGTCGCGCTGTGCATCACCAGGTCCACGCCGTGCGACAGCGGCTGCTGGTTGACCGGTGACGCGAACGTGTTGTCGATCGCCGAGAGCACCCCGTTCGCGCGGCACGCGCCGGCGATCGCCCGGATATCCAGGCAGCGGAGCGTCGGGTTGATCGGCGATTCGAACCAGAGGAGCCTCGTGCGCGCGCCGAGCAGCGATGCCGGCTGCTGCAGCTCGTCGAGCGTCGCGAAACGCGTGGTGATGCCGAACCGCGAGAGAAGATCGTGCAGCAGGTGCAGCGTGCCGCCGTAGATCGCGGCACTGCACACCACCTCGTCGCCCGCCTTCAGGAGCGCCATCAGCGCCGTCGCCGTCGCCGCCATCCCCGAGCTGAAGACCAGCGCCTCCGCCGCGTCCTCCGCCTGCGCCAGCCGCTGCTCGACAGCGACGACGGTGGGGTTTTCGTAGCGCGAATAGAGAAATTTCTTGAGCGCGCCTTCGGAGTACTGGCGCACCTGCTCGGCCGACTCGAACACGTACGTCGTCGTCTCGTAGATCGGCTCGATGAGCGGCGCCGCCGGATCCGTCGGCTTCTTCGGCCGGATCAGGCTCGTGGAACGCTTCATAGGACTTTCTGCTCGGCCGGCTCTCCGCCGGCGCCGACGATGGGCTCAATGAACTGCCGGTAGGCGTCTTCGTAGCCGCGATCGATCAGCTCGGCCACCGTCTGTTCGCGATCCGAACGCAGGTCGTAGCCGCCCCGCACGTCGAAGGGGCCGAGCGGGTTGTGGGCCGGGCGAACCTGGAACAGTCCGCCGGGAAAGAGTCCCAGCGAGGCCGCCGAGGCCTGGCCGTCGCGCAGCGAGGCCGATTCCATGGCGACGAGAACTTCCCCACCGCGACCGCGCGCGTCCCCGCGCGCCGGTGACAGCGCGTGCGGTCCCTCGAGCGCGGGGGCGGCCGACACGACGATCACCTGCTCGACGCCGGCGGCGGCCACCTCCTCGAGCACGCGCGGCGCGGCGGACGGCCGGTCGGCAAAGCGGTGCGCCTCGCCGCGCCAGTACGCCTCCGGCGCGAACGTGATGATGTGCGGATCGGTCGCCAGCGGGAGGCCCAACGCGCCCGCAAGCGCGTCGAGCGCGTGATCGCGGCCGGTGCCGGCCAGATCGATCTTGTCGGCGTCCGCACCACTGCCCTTCCGGCCGAACACTCGCGACCGGTGCGGCTCGGAGAGCAGCGCAAAGGTGACGTCGCGCCGCGCATCCACGTCGTGAGTGACGATGAGCAGCTCGCGAAAACCGGGCTGGCCGAGATTTTCGGCCAGCATCTCGGCATACCTGCGGCTGATCTCGCGCGCCGTGGGAGCCGCGATCGGGGCCGCGCCGCGGATCAGATCCCACAGCGCCGCGGTCGCGCGGGACACGGCCTCGTGGCTGTCGAGGGGCGCGCCGATGAGCGACGCCCAGCCGGTCGCTTCGTGCCGGCTGCGCCGGCGGCGTGCGTGCCAGGCGGCAAAGATCAAAATCGCCATCGCCGCGATGCAGGCGAGCATCGCCAGCCTGGGCACGATCGTGGGAAGCGCGCCCGGGTCGAAGAGCGCGGCCAGGAGCCGTGCCGCGGCGGCGCTGACCGTGACGCTCACCCCGACGGCGCCCGCCAGCGCGAGCACCCACGCGATCAAGTACATGGCGCCAACGCCCGCCAGGACCGCCACGGGAAGTGCCAGGCACGCCACGGCGACGGCGAGCGCCCAGCCGGCGGCCTTCAGCCGCGGCCGCCACCCGTAGAGCGTCTCGATCCCCCTGGCGCGCCAGAAGCCGTCCGCCTCCCAGAGGCGCGCGCTCCCGTCAATCGAGGCAAACATCGCCCCGAGCGCCCCGATTCCCCGTCCCGCGACCAGATCGACGCGCACGCCCGCCTCGTGCAGCGCGCGCAGCACGCCGGCGTGATACGCGCCCGCCGTGCCGCTGCCGGTCAGGACCACCGCCGTGCGGAGCGCCGGCGAATAGGGAGACTCGCTCATTCGGCGTCGTCGTGGATCGTGGACAGGCGCGTGATCTCGAAGCGGCGTGTGCCGTTGGGCGTGCGAACCTCGACCTCGTCACCCTCCTCGCGGTTGAGGAGCGCGCGGCCGATCGGCGACGCCGTGGAGATCCAGCCCTTCTCGGCGTCGGCGTCTTCGGGCATGACGAGCTGGTAGACGGCTTCCGTCCCCCCGTCCTCGCGCAGGTGGACGCTGCTGCCGAAGCCGACGCGGCCGCGCGGGATGCGATCGAGATTCATCATCGAGATCTCCCCCACGCGTTTCTGCAGCATCGAGATGCGGGCCTCGACGAGCCGCTGCCGTTCCTTGGCGGCGTGGTATTCCGCGTTTTCGCGCAGGTCGCCAAGTTCGCGGGCGCGCTTGATTTCGCGCGGCAGCTCCGTCTTCAGCTCGAGATTGAGCTGGGCCAGTTCGTCTTCGAATTTCTTGAGCAGGCGTGCTTTCATGCAGGGTAACTGCCTCAGATAATAGAATAGCCCACGTGTGCAGGCCAGTGAGGCGCAAGTCTCGGGGCGACTGCCCACGCCGCGAGGAGAACTAATGGAAACCATCGCGAGCCGGCATAATGCCGTCGTCAAGGCGTTTCGGGGGCTTGCGAGGCGTCGCGGCGAGAACGGCCAGGTGCTCCTCGACGGTGAACATCTGGTGACCGAAGCCCTGCAGGCCGGCGTCAGAATCACCACGGCCGCGCTGGCCGCGCGCGTGCTCACGCGCGTGGCGGATGCCAACGAAGCGAGTGTCGGCCGGCTGGCGGAACGCCTCAAAGCGCATGGCGCGCGGGTGTTGTCCGTCAGCGAGAGCCTCATGGCCGCCATGAGCCCCGTCCAAACGCCGTCGGGCATCGTCGCGATTGCCGAGATGTCCCCGCCGCCGCTCGAGCGGGTGATGGACGGCTCCGTGCCGCTCGTGGCCGTCCTGGCTGGCGTGCAGGATCCGGGCAACCTCGGCGCGGTGATCAGGACGGCTGAAGCGGCTGGCGCGACCGGTTTGGTCGCCTGCACCCCCTCGGCGGATCCGTACGGTTGGAAGGCTCTGCGAGGGGCTATGGGCAGTACGTTCCGCTTGCCGGTGTCGGAGCGCGTGGCTCTGCACGACGCGCTGCTGGCGGCACGCCGGCGGGGGTTGATCATTGCGGCCGCCGTCCCGCGCGGCGGCGCGCCGATGCACGAATTCGACTTCCGCCGCCGGCTCGCTTTCATGCTGGGCGGCGAGGGTCCGGGCCTGTCTGACCGCGAGCTCGATCACGCCGACGAGCGCGTGACCATCCCCATGCGGCCCCCCGTCGAGTCCCTGAACGTCGCCGTCTCCGCCGCCGTGATCCTGTACGAAGCCTGCCGCCAGCGTGGGGTCAGATCCAGAAATCACACGTTTTTCGTCGGCTGACCCCATGAACAATCTCTTCGGCGAAGGCGAACCATCCCCCCAGAAGCATCGCGACAAGCCCGCAGCCCATTCCGAATCAGCGCCGTCACCACTGGCCGAGCGGATGCGGCCGGCGACACTCGATGAGGTGGTCGGGCAGGACACGATCCTCGCCCCTGGCCGGCCGCTGCGGGAAGCGATCGAGCGAGACACGCTCCAATCGATCATTCTTTGGGGCCCACCGGGCACGGGAAAGACCACCATCGCGAGGCTGATTGCGACCGCGACGAAGGCCGACTTCGTCGCGTTCAGCGCGGTGTTATCGGGCGTCAAGGAAATCCGCGCCGTCATGGAGCGGGCCGAAGAGACCCGCCGGCGGCTGGCTCGTCGCACGATTCTCTTCGTGGATGAAATTCACCGTTTCAACAAGGCTCAGCAGGACGCCTTCCTTCACCACGTTGAGGCCGGCCACATCGTCCTTATCGGGGCAACGACCGAAAATCCATCCTTCGAGGTCAATTCCGCGCTGCTGTCGCGCTCGAAAGTGTTCGTGCTGCAGCCTTTGGACAAGACCGCCCTCATCGCGATTCTGCATCGGGCGCTGGTGGATTCTGAGCGCGGGCTTGGGGCGCTGCGACCACGGGTGGATGCCGAAGCGGCGCAGGCTATCGCATTGTATGCGAACGGAGACGCCCGGATTGCGCTGGGCACGCTGGAACTGGCGGTCAGTGTCGCATCGGCAAAAGGGTCAGTCCACGAAAAGGGTGCGAATTCGGGATCTGACCCCGAAGTGACGGTTGGGGTGGTGGCGGGGGTGGTGCAGAACAGGATGCTGCTCTATGACAGGGCGGGGGAGGAACACTACAACCTGGTCTCGGCGCTGCACAAGTCGATGCGAAACAGCGATCCGGACGCAGCCGTGTACTGGCTGGCGCGAATGCTGGAAGCAGGCGAAGACCCCCTGTACGTGGCGCGACGCCTGGTGCGGTTTGCCTCGGAGGACGTCGGCAACGCCGATCCGCAGGCGCTGAGCATCGCCGTGGCCGCCAAAGATGCCGTGCACTTCATCGGCATGCCCGAAGGCAACACGGCCCTCGCCCAGGCGGCCATCTACCTCGCAACCGCGCCCAAGAGCAACGCCGTCTACCGCGCGTATCTCGGCGCGGCCGAATCCGCCGGTCGCGAGACCGCCGAACCCGTGCCCCTGCACCTCCGCAACGCACCGACGCGCTTGATGAAGGATCTCAACTACGGGAAGGACTACCAGTACGCCCACGACAACCCGGACGCCGTGACCGACATGTCGTGCCTGCCGCCATCACAGCACGGACGCCGGTACTACGAGCCAGTCGAGCGGGGCTTCGAGCGGGAGATCCGGAAGAGGATGGAGTACTGGGAAACGCTGAAGAGGTCGGCTACCAGAGGCCAAAGGTCGGGTACGCCAGAAGCCTCTGACGAATAGCCGTTGCGGCGTCGCACCTGGCCTCTGACCTCCGGCCTCTGATCAGTTCGCCATCAGCTCCGCAATCTTGACGTCCGGCACCCTCCGGAACATCTCGGCACGCAGTGGGAGGATGAACGAGAACCGGTAGTCCCCCTGCATCCGGCCGACCGGAATGCCAACCAGCGCGCCCTCGCGATTGAGCACTCCACCGCCAGACACCCCGGGATGACCATCGGTCAGGCATGTCACCAGGTCGTTGCCCGTGCGCTGCCCCACGTAACCAGTGGACAGGATGATGCCCTTCGAATAGTCGTTGCCGAGGCGGAAGATGGGGTCGGCAAAGTCGTACGGGTAACTCAGATCGACGGTCAACGCCGGCAGGTCCACCTGGTCCTGGACCTTCAACACGGCCCAATCGCCCGGGTCGACTTCGGCCGTCGCGTCGCCGTGGTCGACCACGCGCGCGCGCAGCGCACGGCCGCGGTACATCAGTTTGATCGATGAGATCTTCCGGCCGTCTCGCGTGTCATCGAAACCGGCGGAACTGCCCGGCTTTCCGTCGAGCGCCACGACCGCGTGCTTCACGGTGATGAAATATCCCCCGCCCAGATACCCGGCCGTCCCGTAGCTGCTGCCGCCGCGATCGTCGTACGAGTACAGCTCGACGAAGCTCTCCTTCCGCGACTTGAGCAGCTGCAACGGCAGCAGGCCCATCTCGGCCTGCAACTGCTTCTTGATGTCGGCCACCATCGTCGAACGGACTTCTTCGCTGAGGGCGGCGGACACCGCGTCGCCACGGCCGCTGGTGCCGGTCGCCCGCGCCACGTCGTTCCTGCGCAGCGACGCCAGCTCGCTCCGCAGCGTGTCGATGCGCGTATCGCTGGCGAGCGCGTGGCGCGCGCCCCAGTAACTTCCAATCGCGAAGCACGCGAGCGCGAGCATCGCAGTGATGGCCGTGAACAACACCGGTCGCGACATCAAGACTCCCCCCGCCCCGCGCCAGGCTGCTGCAGCCCCCCACGAATCGCCCGGGTAGATACACCACGGCCATTCCATGAGGCTGCGGTCAGCCGTCAGGCTGGTCGATCGGTTGCTGGGATGATGCGAATGTAGCAGCCGCATGCGTGGCTGTCAACGAGAGTTTTCACGCGATGAATCTTGCGCGGGGCGTGGCAGAGGCCAGGGGCCAGGCACCAGAGGCCAGAGAGGCTAAGCGCGGTTAAATCCGCTGGAAGTTGCGCTCGATCTCGCGCCGAGTGAGGCGGAGGACCACAGGACGGCCATGCGGGCACACCGTGGAGTAGGCGGTCCGGCGCAGTTCATCGAGAATGAACTGCATCTTCTCGCGTGTGAGCGGATAGTTCGCCTTGACCGCTGCATGACAAGCGGTGGTCGCGGCAATTCGACGGAGGGCATCCTCCACGCGGGATCCGCGGTCGAGCTCGTCGAGGTCGTCCGAGAGCGCGCGAATCGCGCTTTCGCACTCTGCGGCATCCAAGAGAGCCGGCACCGCGCACAGACGCACGCTATCGCCGCCGAACTCCTCAACCTCGAACCCGAAGCGCGCCAGCGCCTCGCCGTGACTGGCGAGCGCCTGGCGCTGGGCCGCTGAGAGATCCACCAGCATCGGGGACAGCAGCCGCTGGCTGTCGAGCCGCCCGGCGCTCAGTCGCTCCATCACCTGCTCAAAGAGCACGCGCTCGTGCGCGACGTGCTGGTCGATAATCGCCACCCCCTCGTCGTCGATGGCAACGATGAACGTGTCTCGAAACTGCCCGAGCGGAATCATGGGGCGGATGGATGCCGTCGCATCCACCGGCGTTGCCGCCGCGACGGCGGCCGCCGGCGCCGGCGGGGCCCAGTGCGGATAGCCGGTCGAGCCGGCGGCTCCCGGCGCACTCCACCGGGATGCCACAGACGCGCCGGCCAGCACGCCCGGGATGCTCTGCGCGAGCGGCTCGGAGGGCGGCAGCGACACGGCCCGGAACTGGAACTCGGGCGATGGCCCCTGGCCCAGCGCCTCGCCGAGCGCGCGGCGCCACACCCCGTGCACGAGCGACTGCTCCAGGAAGCGCACTTCGGCCTTCGTCGGGTGGACGTTCACGTCCAGCCGATCCGGGGGCATCTCGATGAAGAGATGCACCTCCGGGCTGCGCTCCTTGATCGTGGCGTTCGAGTACGCCTCGATGATCGCGTGCGCGATCGTGCGATCGCGGACGATCCGGCGGTTGACGAACACGTTCTGCGGGCCGCGCACGGGCCCCTGCTCGGCCAGCGCCGCGATGTAGCCGCTGATGCGCAGGCCGCCCGCCTCCTTGCGGAGCTCCACCAGGTCCGGACGCTCGCCGTACAACTGGAAGAACCGCTCGCGCGATCCCTGCGCGGGGGGACACCGGATGACCGTCCGCCCGGCGCTGGTGAGCGTGAACCCGACTTCGGGATACCCGAGGGCGAGCTGTGTGACCAACCGCGAGACCTGCGCCGACTCCGCCGAATCGGACTTGAGAAACTTGCGGCGCGCCGGCAGATTGTAGAAGAGGTCGGCGACCTCGATGGTCGTGCCTTCCGGCGCCCCGATCTCGCGCACCGATTCGACCGTCCCGCCGTTGACGCGCACCTCGGTGCCACTGCCCTCTCTGCGGGCGCGCGTGCGCAGGACGAAGTGCGAGACGGACGCGATGCTCGGCAGCGCCTCCCCCCGGAAGCCGAGCGTGACGATGGCGCCCAGGTCCTCCGCGCGGCGGATCTTCGACGTCGCATGCCGCTCCAGCGCGAGCCGCGCGTCCTCCCCGTCCATGCCGGCGCCGTCGTCTTCGACGCGGATCAGCTTCTTGCCGCCCAGCTCCACGGTGACGGCGATGCGACGGGCCTCGGCGTCGAGGGCATTCTCGATGAGCTCCTTGACCACCGACGCAGGACGCTCGACGACCTCGCCCGCGGCAATCTGGTTCGCCAGCTCCGGTGGCAGCCGGTGGATTACAGCCACCCGCGCTTCCTGAACCACGAGAGCATGAAGCCGACCAGCGCGACCATGAAGAGCAGCAGCGCCCAGAACAGGACGTCGTCGCCCAGGCCGAAGTGCGGGAGGGTC
Coding sequences within it:
- a CDS encoding DHH family phosphoesterase; the protein is MIRTLGEVLVPTFEVEFLVENRTLVRRLHDDGFRLWTGDPRRLDTYLKADLSPSACVIIEDNGRRSVKRIIDAVRDAGGTLIYVLGTRTAARQPSNGKPDEDVTHLELADLLRPTLTTELSRSLTRAKVQQYQRYFADADRVLILLHNDPDPDALASGLALRNILRRTKTTAIIGAMQGVTRPENLRMANMLDIQVERVTADMLVGFERIATVDVQPHYFNGLFERVDLVIDHHPEQPGYSAVFKDIRPEYGSTSTILTEHLRAVDVNISERTATAMLYAIKSDTLFFSRHTNRSDLEAFTFLYPVADAALIRKMEGAEITLDRLEYVVRATQSGAHREQIFSAFLGDAPREDFITYTADFFLQLEDIKWTIISGVVNDALILSVRNLGYSRNAGEFVKKWFAEIGSAGGHRSMAKAVMPMARFREKFGDGDAAMISRTILDLADQFLREHVPAERKREVTKVSGF
- a CDS encoding aminotransferase class I/II-fold pyridoxal phosphate-dependent enzyme translates to MKRSTSLIRPKKPTDPAAPLIEPIYETTTYVFESAEQVRQYSEGALKKFLYSRYENPTVVAVEQRLAQAEDAAEALVFSSGMAATATALMALLKAGDEVVCSAAIYGGTLHLLHDLLSRFGITTRFATLDELQQPASLLGARTRLLWFESPINPTLRCLDIRAIAGACRANGVLSAIDNTFASPVNQQPLSHGVDLVMHSATKYLNGHSDVTAGVIAGPAELVQRVGRTRRLLGTILDPHPAYALGRGLKTLQVRVERQNANAMAVARWLEQDRRVSHVYYPGLESHPDHDIARRQMTGFGGMVTIDLSGSYERAARLFDRLQVIQRAASLGGVESLCSLPVLTSQWGHTDEQLAQAGVTRGMARLSIGLEDPDDLIADLDQALA
- a CDS encoding transcription elongation factor GreA, which translates into the protein MKARLLKKFEDELAQLNLELKTELPREIKRARELGDLRENAEYHAAKERQRLVEARISMLQKRVGEISMMNLDRIPRGRVGFGSSVHLREDGGTEAVYQLVMPEDADAEKGWISTASPIGRALLNREEGDEVEVRTPNGTRRFEITRLSTIHDDAE
- a CDS encoding RNA methyltransferase, producing METIASRHNAVVKAFRGLARRRGENGQVLLDGEHLVTEALQAGVRITTAALAARVLTRVADANEASVGRLAERLKAHGARVLSVSESLMAAMSPVQTPSGIVAIAEMSPPPLERVMDGSVPLVAVLAGVQDPGNLGAVIRTAEAAGATGLVACTPSADPYGWKALRGAMGSTFRLPVSERVALHDALLAARRRGLIIAAAVPRGGAPMHEFDFRRRLAFMLGGEGPGLSDRELDHADERVTIPMRPPVESLNVAVSAAVILYEACRQRGVRSRNHTFFVG
- a CDS encoding replication-associated recombination protein A: MNNLFGEGEPSPQKHRDKPAAHSESAPSPLAERMRPATLDEVVGQDTILAPGRPLREAIERDTLQSIILWGPPGTGKTTIARLIATATKADFVAFSAVLSGVKEIRAVMERAEETRRRLARRTILFVDEIHRFNKAQQDAFLHHVEAGHIVLIGATTENPSFEVNSALLSRSKVFVLQPLDKTALIAILHRALVDSERGLGALRPRVDAEAAQAIALYANGDARIALGTLELAVSVASAKGSVHEKGANSGSDPEVTVGVVAGVVQNRMLLYDRAGEEHYNLVSALHKSMRNSDPDAAVYWLARMLEAGEDPLYVARRLVRFASEDVGNADPQALSIAVAAKDAVHFIGMPEGNTALAQAAIYLATAPKSNAVYRAYLGAAESAGRETAEPVPLHLRNAPTRLMKDLNYGKDYQYAHDNPDAVTDMSCLPPSQHGRRYYEPVERGFEREIRKRMEYWETLKRSATRGQRSGTPEASDE
- a CDS encoding trypsin-like peptidase domain-containing protein, yielding MSRPVLFTAITAMLALACFAIGSYWGARHALASDTRIDTLRSELASLRRNDVARATGTSGRGDAVSAALSEEVRSTMVADIKKQLQAEMGLLPLQLLKSRKESFVELYSYDDRGGSSYGTAGYLGGGYFITVKHAVVALDGKPGSSAGFDDTRDGRKISSIKLMYRGRALRARVVDHGDATAEVDPGDWAVLKVQDQVDLPALTVDLSYPYDFADPIFRLGNDYSKGIILSTGYVGQRTGNDLVTCLTDGHPGVSGGGVLNREGALVGIPVGRMQGDYRFSFILPLRAEMFRRVPDVKIAELMAN